Part of the Saimiri boliviensis isolate mSaiBol1 chromosome 21, mSaiBol1.pri, whole genome shotgun sequence genome is shown below.
AAAAGGGGACCCCAAGCATCTTGAGCTGAGAAACTATAAAATGGGTGTTACTATTAAACAGAATGGGGAAGAGCAAGTTTGGGGAGTGTCAGTGGCTCCATGTGGACTTATTAATTGTGACATTTCTAACAGACATCCAGGTGGAGAAGTCAGACAGTGTTGGGTGTAGTTatggtatatataaaatatcaagaaatGAATGACACAAAAATTCGTAAGAAAGCAAAGTTAAAGAGAAGTCAAAGTCCTCAGCCTAGTGGTTATCTAACACTTAAAAAGTGGTAAacatgagaagaaaccagcaaaaaagTACTAAGGGTAATTATCAAAAACATCAAGAGGTAATACAGGTAAAGAGTTCTGGAATTCCAAGATCAACTGCATTAAATGCTGCTGATACATAAATTAAGACAAAGGCTGAGGAATTATGCTtcaattcataatttaaaaatatggatttcaTTTGTGCTTTGATAAGAGCAATTTTCTTAAAGTGAGTAGGTGAGATGCCATATTGGAGAGGTTTCTTGAAGGAGTGTCTGGTGTCTAGATTCTTACAGAAATTTTTTAGTGAACAGTGGAGGCACAAATGGGATTAGTTTTAATTCTAGGATCGGGACACACTTCAAACCTGGGTCTCTGCGTGCCTTGCGTCTGAAGGCTAggtattccattttcttttaataatagatACAAAACCTAAACCCATTTAACTGACACACTTTACAAAGACTTGTACTACAGGTTGCTGGAGAGGCCGTGGTTCCACACAGTATCTGATGAGTATCTGATGGGCAGGGAAGTTGGAAGAATGTCTTTGGAAAACTCACCATGCCTGCTATATTTAAACATTCAGATGCCAATCACCTGAAATTTCATacatattccatatatatttccACAAGAAAACACCAGGGAcctgtattaaaatatcattagTTCAAATAATTACACtgggttttctgattttttaattagCAACTCAGTCTCTGCCTGTTTTCAGCAGTACAACCtctatctaatatatattttgtatttttaatcaacCACGaagaaaaaatactgtattttgccTCAAGTCTATATATAGtgcctaaaataaaaaacacaattttgtaGATTCAAcagaattatttgttgaataaataatgagTAACTTATTTATAGTGTCCATAGACAAATAACATATCATCTCAGAATACAGCGATAACATTTGTTATGTAGAAAGCCACTTCAATCTCAGTTAAAAACATTTTGGGCATGTGAGTTACTGTCACACACAGATGCTCACAttgtttatatgaaaatgtttGTAGTTAATGAATATTTTTGGTCCTTAAGCCTTTTGGTTTTGCTGCTATAGCAGATAGTGTTCCTGTTAAGAACATGAACTtgaattttacttcatttttaacggatttcttaataaaatatatgccATACTATTTGTTTAATACATTAGCAGACACCCTGTCAGAAGCAAATAGCCACCCACTCCACCACTGCCACCCATACCTCTGATAATGCGGCCCCTGAAGATGTGACCGATAGCTGAGGACTTTGTGTTCATCCTGAGCACTTTACAGCCCTTTTATTGCCACCTAGGGATGagataaaataattcagcagCAATACAGCTCACACTTCTTAAAGAATGACTCTTTCTTTTGTGCCTGTTTAACATTTCAGAGCAAGACAGAGTACACTTCTCTTTCCCAGGAAATCACTGTTGGCACTGCACTCTGAAAACCTGTATTATTGACTTTCTTAGAAACACTGTTTGGGCCTATAATTTAAATGCCATCAAATCATGTACAAAAATATGCtacttccttccccttctcttctcctcttaaCAGACAattgtcagttttcttttctctccaactCCTTCTGTctacctgattttttaaaagtgtttggcacaCTTCCAATTTTAGTAGTGTAGAGACCCAATATGTGGTCGAACTACATGTCCAGAAAGAGTTGAATTACATgcaagcatttttaaataaacagttcCTCCTCGGttttctgtgattattttatataatcaaatgTCTTCCAGAGATACGTCCCAAACCAGTGGTTATCAAGCTCTGCTTTGCTGTTTAATTTTATCAGAATTATCCAAAATTCTtatcataaatacatataaattggCACTCCTTCAGATTTATAAAGTCAAAATTTCCAGAACCTAGGACTATGCATTGAAAAAATGTATTCCACAAGTGATGCTGACTTGATATTGGATCCGGGTTTAGAATGCAAGAAAAATTACCTTCCTTGCCCTGTAGTTGACACTTATATCCAGAgttccccttcccctttcacaTTCTGCTGTCTCTCCTTCTGCACCTTCATCTTCTCCTCCTTCCACTTCTCACCCGCGTCCCAAGCCCTCCACCATCAATCCTCCTAAAATTCCAAATGGCCATTTGCCACTAAAGTTCCCTCTGTCTCATGAACAAGTTATGTGGTCAAATCGAGATTTTAAGCTTGGACCCAGCTGAATCAAGAGCTGCAATCAAATATTTCCCTCAACCCAGAGCCCCCAGCAAATAGTTATAGAAGATCAGAGATTTCCTGTAGGTGCAAAGGGCTCAGGGTGACCTGACGCTATAGATCAAATCTTATTGTCCTCTCAAATTCTTGTGTTAAAATCGAGTTCCCTATGCGATAGGATTTTGAGGTGAGGCCTTGGaatgtgattaggtcatgaaagcAGAGCCTCCATGAATGGGATCAGTGTCCCTATCAAAGGGACTGCTGGGAGTTCCCTGATtccttctgtcatgtgaggacgCAGTAAACAGATGGCAGTCTACGAACCAGgagcaagccctcaccagacatgaCATCTGCTGACCACGTGACCTTGGATTTTACcatctccagaaccatgagaaataaatttgtttctctgCGACCTAGTCTATGTCATTCTGTTTTGACACCCAGATTAGCTAAAGTACCAGCATACCGACTTGTACACGTAATTTTTGGAAACCCTGTGCGGCCAAATCTTTGATGGCAAAAGGCAATCGATCTGCAGGAGGAATTAACCTCAACAATCCTTCTTTCCACAATAAACCAGAGAGTGAAAAGACCAAAAGTAGGTCAAGGTTTTCTAAAAGCCGCACCTGGAAGATTTCCAATAACAGTTGATTAGATGGTAATTTCATCATACAAACAACCACAACAAAGAGACATGACTATCAGAGATTTTTGGGATAGCCTCAAAAACACCATCTGACATTAGGGACCCCTCCTCCCAGGCTTCTTTTCCTGCTCTCCAGCGCCTCTTGCAGGCAGCAAACaatcccagcagcagcagcagcagcaggtccTTCAGCTGCAGGGCTGCAGCTCAGCCAGATGACAGAAGCCTCTCTCCGATGAGGCAGAGGAGCCCAGGCCACACACCCTGGTCTTGGCCTCCGTGTCTCCCACTGTGTCCAGGACACAGAGCAGCATGGGAGCTGCTGGCTGGGGCCGTGATGGCCACCCGCTGTCTCTCACCTCTTGCTCCAGTCATGCTTTCAGCTCCAGGGCTGAGGCCAGTGTCTAGAGCAGGTGCCACAATGTCAGGCAGCTCCttagggcaggggcaggagggctCTGGAGCTGCCTCTAGCTCCAGCTCTGTCCCTGAAGGGGGCTCTTCCCCTGGTGCTGGCATGGCCTCATCAGCTAGCCCTGGAAGGTCCTGTATTGCTGCACATGGAGCAGGagctggaaaagaagaaagattcaCCAATGACAGTCATTTTTCACTGGAATTTCCACACATGGAAACAGTCTCACTGAATTTAAGTAATTCCAGCCTAAAAACACTGCATGCAGAAAGCCTCTGAGACTACAGGCCACCTCACCATGTGCCTGTGCTTTGAGGAACTCCAGAGGCTCCAGCTGGACAAGGACAATACACAGCTGTGGCCCAGATGGGATCATGAGGGATGAGCCTGCATCCGCACTGTGGGAAAAGGCTGTCACTCTGGGCCCTCTAGAAGCAGGAGCCTGGAGATGTGGGGATGCCAGGTGCTCTGAGATCTGAGGGAGGTGGACACTGCCCACCTCCACCCTTCACATCCTgtgcaaataaattattattttcacccCTCCTTCAGCCTATCAATTTTGACACTTAAAAAGCCACCACAGCTCATCCTTGTAAAGAGGAAGGCCATTCACatcacatttttcaaataataataatagccatgcAAAGTAtagaaaatttttcataaattattgtCCTTAGATTACGTATGAAAGTGATACTATTTTAATATGctaggtaaataaaatatattacttaaactcatttgcttctttgtatttctaatgCCGTGACCAGACAGTGGGATTCCCATGAGGCTCACATCATATTGGGACTGAACAGTGctggttttctctgccttcagGGTCCAGGGGCTGTGGAGTGACCTGGGGCAGGAAGCCCCATGTCCACCCACAGGACATCAGTGTGAACCCAGGGAGAGGTGCTGGTGTAAGAGAGATGAGAACACAGCGGTGACCCACTCCGTGTGCAGGGGACTGAGCCTTCACTTTGAACcaaataagttttcttttctatgttcaATGCTGAACAAGAGGGCTTTCTGGACTTCTTTGTGTTTTCAGGTTTGTGCCTTTCAGGTTTGGGGCTGTCTGGAATCCCAGCCATGGGACACTGAGGAAATCCAGGAGTCTCACACTGACTCTGTTGAAGTTCATCTGCTGCGGCCATCCCAAACTGCTGCGCACGGCCATTTCCTTTCCTGGTGCTCAGAGAGCTGCTCCATGCACTTGCCATGGTTTCAGGGAAGAATCTAGGTGGAAAGACAGGATAgtgtataatatttaaattaaatctgaatcaattaatatttattttaatatgaaacatTGTAAGAATTTTCATATTAATGgggaaagatgaaaaaagattaaaagcattttgagaaaaacaaacaaaaatgtatttatcaaatgtctgtgtgtctgcagtGTTGCAGGGTTAGAGGGGTCAGCTTTAGTTTGTCCTGAGGATGTGCTCAGATGGgggaaagcaagaaagcaggaaaCACGCATCTCTGTGACCTGACACGTCAATCACAACAAAATGGAAATACTTTTTTCAATAAATCAACCATTCACAATACATATCACTCTGGTGCACACAGAAAGGCCTGCTAGCAAACTCCCTTTGTCCTGCTGGGTCATATCCCCATGGATCACCTGTGTGCACAGTGGACTCTGTTGTCCCATTTCCCAGGCTGAGAACCAGAGGCTAGAAGGACAAGTCGCCTGCTCGTGAGTGGGAAGGGCAGGATTGGGAGCAGCAGATTCCGTCTCAGGACTGTGACCCTGTCGGTGCTCCTTGTTCCctccacagggtccctcccacattTCCCGGTGCGGATGTGGGTGCATTTCCTGGGGTGGCTGACGTGCTCCAGGGATTCAGGGCTGCAGATGCTTTAGCACagagtgtggggtgggggtggggatggacgAGGCTGCAGCTGGGGAGACCAGAGACCAACAACACCCAGGAGAGAGTTCCCTGGGGTGGGCAGCCCCATTTCCTGACAGCAGAGACAGCCTGGAGGTGGGTGCCCAGCAGAGGGCACTGCAGGGTGTGCCCAGGCCTGGGagtcacagagacacagacaccaCACAGCAGAGACACGGAGGGCCAGGAGGTCACTCAGGTGAGGGGCTTCCGCAGATCTTACTCTCCTGATTGATCAAATCaggtacaaaaaaattaagtacttGCCATCAGAATAGACAAACAAAGACTTTCGTCTTTTCAGCTGAGCTGCACTGTCAAGGGAAACAGAAATCTTTGAGCCCAGACCCAGGGGAGGGTGGGGTTAGGCATGGAGCTCACAACCCAGATTTGCATGGAGGCCCCACCCTCCTCTGAGGCAGAGGAGATAAGACAGGGCTCGGGGGCAGGCCCAGTGCTGGGGTCTCAGGAGGCAGTGCTCTGGGGACTTCTCCACTATGGCCTGGAATctgctcctcctcaccctcctcagtcAGGGCACAGGTGACACCTCCAGGGAAGGGGACTCAGGGACCTCTGGGCTGATCCTTGGTCTCATGCTCCTCAGGCTCACCTGCACCCAGCACTGACTCACTAGAgtgtgtttcttcctctttccaggATCCTGGGCTCAGTCtgccctgactcagcctccctcagTGTCCGGGTCTCCTGGACAGTCGGTCACCATCTCCTGCACTGGAACCAGCAGTGATGTTGGGGGTTATAACTATGTCTCCTGGTACCAGCAGCACCCAGGCAAAGGCCCCAAACTCATGATTTATGGTGTCAGCAGTCGGCCTTCAGGGGTCCCTAATCGCTTCTCTGGCTCCAAGTCCGGCAACACGGCCTCCCTGACCATCTCTGGGCTCCAGGCTGAGGACGAGGCTGATTATTACTGCAGCTCATATACAAGCAGCAACACTTTCCACAGTGGTCCAGGTTCATGGGGAACTGAGACCAAAACCTGCCCTGGGCTCTCAGGCTCCCTCCTTGCTCTGAAGATGCTCCCTCAGCTGTCCAAGGTCTGTCCTTAGATAAGAACATACTCACTTCATCTATTTGATTGGATCATGGGTTTGCCAAAGACAGCCAGGTGTCACAATCACAGAACGTTTATCTGCATTGCTTGCTCTGAGTTTCGGGTAAGCTTTTGTATGTCAGGAATAGACTCCTCCTAAGGCGAAGTccgagggagagggaggggcaaGTGGGCAAGGAAGTTTGTACCAGAGCTGGACTATCCAGTGCAGGCTCAGAGAGAAGGGTCCTCATATCAGCATTTGACTGAAGCCAGAACAGAAGAGAACAAGGAAGTTCTGAgaataacaaatgaataaatgaataaacagtttAAGTTTCAAATATGTTGAATGTTTTTATAATCCATGAAAAGTCAAGAACAGAATTTAACAATAGGACAAGGAAAAGAGCTTGAGATGTTAAAATATAAAGAGCCCAAGGCAAGTTGCCAGAAAAAGAACAGGACCTTTTTGGTGGAAATATGTATATGCTCCAAATtatccttttgtgtgtgtgtgtgtgtgtgtgtgtgtgtgtgtgtgtgtgtgtgtgtataaggaaacattccatggaatactattcttCTTTACAGTCAAGATCACTCTTGCCCCACAAGAAAACCTAAAGGGAATGTCAGGCTGCAGGGACATAACTTGAGCATGTTTGTAAAGTGCGTAACAGTCGCGCACACCCCAGCTGCTCCTGAGTTGGCAGCAATTATTCCTTACATCACTCGTGAAAACTGGACCTGGGATGGAGGGAAAGCAGTGCAGAGGGTTTCAGGGGGTTAGGAAAAGAGAGACTTTAATGATTTAAAAGTAGATCTAGGAGTGCAGGCCAGCATCCCTGGGGCATTTGCCTGCTAACTCTCACCGTATCTCAGAAACAGTTTTAAGGTCAAGTCTACTAGAGAGCTAGGGGAGGAGTTTGCAGAATCCAGGTTTGAAATGTCTGCACGAGGCGGCGAGAGTCAGGGGCTGGGAAGACACAGCTGAGCTCATCTAAGGGTGTTGAAGTTTTTCTGGCCCGAGAGTTTTTGGCCATCCCTGTATGACCAGGGTCTCAGATAAGCAGAGAGTTTATCTGCTCCTCTCCTCCAACCATAGTTCCTGGTTACCCTATGCCCAGGTCAGTGCTGCTGTGGCCTTTGCATCCTAACAGCCCATTTGACTCCCGGTTGTGCTCAATGGACTGACCCAGAGTAAACAGTAGGAGGTTCCCCTGCTCTCTGACCCCAGGGTCTCTTCCTTTCAGTGGCATCGGCCCAGCCCTAATGTCCATCCATCTGTTCCTACCCATCCACGCCTCCATGCTGCCCACTGTAAATGGCCACAGGTCACAAATGGATTGTAAATCTTGAGCAGATTGTCCTGATTCTGCAAAACGGAACATCTCCTCCCAGCACCAGGATGTCACAAGCAAGGCCAGCTGTGGGAAGGCAAGTGGCGGAGTAACGTGCCTCACAGAGTGTAGACAAGACAAAGTCACTCTGATGTCTCTCAGGATGGTTCAGGTCCCTGCAATTGCAGGCCCACAGAACAGGCCTGCAAGCTGGAAGATGGGCTCCCTTTCTCCTGTACAGTGTGCAAGGTTGCCCATGTATAGGAGTGTGCCCAGATGTGTACCCATGTATGAAAGTGTGCCCAGGGTTGTGCTCATGTGCAggagtgtgtgcaggtgtgtaaatgtgtgtgctCATGTGCAGGAGTGTGCACAGGGATGTAAATGTGGGTGCCTGTGTGCAGGCATGACCATGAGTGTGTGTAGGTGTGCAAATGTGGGTGCCCGTGTGTAGGATTCTGCCCAGGTGTGTAAAGGCAGCCATCCATGTGTGGGGGTGTGGCCAGGTGTGTGCCTATGTGTCAGAGTGTGCACAGCTGTGTAAATGGGGGCACTTTTACAGCAATTGCacctgccccgcctccctgcaCTGTGTGTGAACTCTCTGTGCTGGGCTGAGCAGCGTGGATTGGGTCACACTGGCACAGAATGGGGCTGGACTCTCTGGTCCACAACTTCTCAGGTGACAGGAGCTGTGGGGTcccctggaagaaaaagatccTGGGTCGAGTCTCCTCCACCAGATGGGGGCAGCAGAGCTGCAGCCAGGAGCAgtcaggagccaggctggggctGCCCATAGGGGCAAAGAGGAAGCCCAGCCTGGGGGTCAACAGGTGTCCAAGAATCAGTGCTCAGACTGAAAGTGAAGACAGTTCATCCTATCCCCTCAGGCTGCAGTGGCCACGTTCTGAGGGTCAGGCTCACACAGTGTCACCCCAGGACACTGATAGAAGCCTGGCACAGTGAAGGCCACACCTGGGAAATGCAGCTAGAGGACCCTGGGCCCAGATGTCAGCCTAGGCAGCCTCCTCAGGAAGGGGATACCCTGGGAGACGTCCCGAGGTCAAGGTGCTCTAAGAGAGGGCACAGTGTGAGGGGATGGGGCTCCCAGGGCCTGAGTCCGTCACCCAGGATggctgcctgagcctcctgccACTCTCAGGGCCTTGTCCCTCCCTGTCCAGCAGTGTCCTGGGGAGCCTAGCCCTCTGTCCTGGACACTTCCAGATACACTCGACCCCTGCTCCCTCTACCTCTCCTTCCAGCTCCAGGCAGACCCAGACTCAGGGGGTGGCTCCCGTGCTAAGCGAATCTCAGGTGGGTGGGGTGAAGATGCATTTGGGGCCCCAGTCCCAGCATGGGGCATCCCCAGCCTCCACGAGGACATGCTCTCCAGAAGGACGAGGATTCTCAACTGACTCAGGCCACAGCTCTGACCCCGAGGCTGTCCATGCTCTGTCACATGACAGTAACAAGGGACTTGGCTGGAGTAACCATGGACCACTCACCCTGTGGAGCTCACTTGCTCTGGAAAGACCACGTCCCTGAGAGACTTATGGAGACCATGGGGTTTAAAGTTAGATTCTCAGTCGAGTCTGCTGCTCTTTGCAAGTTTACATaaaacattgatgagaaaaacataaataggtAGAAGACAAGCTGAGGGGGCCAATTGCTAACTTCTTGTGGCAATGGGGGCTGGTACGGAAGGAGCAGCACCATGGATAAAATGAGACCAGAGGCCCTGTTGACTCCACAGGTGTGTGTGCTTGCTTAAAAGACCCAACTATTCCTACTGAAATAATTAGCAAGTGTTCTAATGACACAGTCCAgcatttagatgaaataaatgaGAGGGGACTGAGTCTGAGAGGGaccaggaggaggaagatgatggGTCTCTTGTGCACCTGCTGCTGAGTCAGGTGTCATTATGGTTTCACAGCAGGGCCCAGATCAGCCCCATGGCCAACCTCCTGGAAGGTCCACAGCTCTGCTGAGCCTGTCCCGGGATAGACTTCAGGTCAGCGAAGTTTGGTACAGTAGCATGAGGTCAGTTCCCAGGAAGGTGACTGTGATCACTGGGCTTGAAGGCTGAGGCTGATTTTCTAACGACAGATCCTGCTTCCCCTTTCTCCTGTCACCTGTGCTGCCCCCACAGCTGGTTTGAGTGACATCTCTGCAGGAGGAGTCCCACAGGATGTAAATTTGCATAAACACCAAACACTGACTGCCCCCAAAAGCCTGAGAGGGAATAAGAGA
Proteins encoded:
- the LOC120361055 gene encoding uncharacterized protein C2orf27A-like; amino-acid sequence: MASAWSSSLSTRKGNGRAQQFGMAAADELQQSQSPAPCAAIQDLPGLADEAMPAPGEEPPSGTELELEAAPEPSCPCPKELPDIVAPALDTGLSPGAESMTGARGGNKRAVKCSG